The DNA window ACCGTCAGGCGGCCCACCCTCTGTTCCGGCTGTGCCCATCGGGCCTCCTTCTTCGCCTTCAAGCGGGCCTTTCCGAACGGGATCTTTCCGAGCGACATCGGCTGCTATACCCTCGGGATGAACCTCGACTCCGTCGATACGTGCCACGACATGGGTGCGGCCATCACCTTTGCGAGCGGTCTCTACCATGCCTATCATCAGGACGGCATAGATATCCCCATCGTGGCCACGATCGGCGATTCGACGTTTTATCATTCCGGTGCCCCGGGGCTCCTCAACGCCGTCTATAATGGGTCGAAATTCATCCTGGTCATCCTCGACAATTCGATCGTGGCCATGACCGGGATGCAGCCCACGCCCGAGTCTGGGATCACGGCCGATGGACACCCGGGCAAGGCCCTCTCGATCGAGGAGCTGGTCAAGGGCTGTGGCGTCCAGTACCTCAAGGTCCTCAATCCCTACGATATCAAGGGGATGATCCGAGAGGCCCAGAAGGCCTACGCCTACACCTTGAAAAAAGATGGGGGGATGGCGGTCCTCATCGCCCGCTACCCCTGCATCATCAACCAGAAGGATCAGCTCAAGGTCAACCCGATCAAGGTGGAGATCCGCCACACGCCGCCGCCTGAGAAGGGGCTTCCGCCGGTCAAGAGCGGGGAGATGCCCCTCTCCCTTTTGCCGGCCTATCATGAAGACCGGTGCGTCCAGTGCGACACCTGTGTGATCCAATGCCCGGTCGGGGCCATCTCGAGGCAGGGAGACACTTACGTCATCGATTACGACCGATGCAGGGCCTGTCGCGTCTGTGCCCAGGAGTGCCCGACCTCAGCGATCGAAATGCCGGCCGTGGGGGCCTGCGTGGCCTGCGGTTACTGTCTCAGGCGATTCGAATGCCCCTCCCTCATCCCGGCAGAGGACGGCCGCGTCACGATCAATCGCCTGACCTGTGTGGATTGCGGCCTCTGTCTGGAAGTCTGCGGCCAGGAGGCCATCTATCGGGTCAACCCTTAACGTTTAAAGGTAGGGTGGATCAAGCGAAGCGGATCCACCTCAAATGGTTGGATCGAGCTTAGCGGATTGGGCCACGAGATTCGAATTTCAAAATTTAAATAGAGGATTTTGAGATGAACATCCAGATGATCATTTCCGGCGTGGGAGGGCAGGGTGTCCTTTTGGTGACCCGGATCATCTCCGATTACGTCCTCCGGGAGGGCTACTCCCTTATCGGTTCCGAAGACCACGGGATGAGCCAGCGGGGAGGCTCGGTCATCACCTACCTGAAGATCGGAGACTTCAACAGCCCCCTGGTCAAGAAGGGAAGCGCGGACTTTCTTCTCTCCCTTGAGAAGAGCGAGGCCTTAAAGACCCTTCATTATCTTCGACCTTCTTCGAACGGCCAGGCCGGAGGCATCGGCTTCATCAACGCCCCGGACCCCCATTACATGAAGGAGCCGATCCGAAACTACCTGAGGGAGAACGGGATCGAGATCTATATCTTCTCCGCCGACCGCATCGCCGTCGAGATGGGCTCGGTCCAGTCTACCAACATCGCCCTGATGGGCTTTGCCTCGGCCCACCCCAGATTTCCCTTCAAACCCGAGAAGTTGAGAGAATCGATCGATCGCATCACCCCGCCCAAATTCAAAGAGATCAGCTTGAAGATCTTCGACCGGGGCTTGGCCGAAGGCGTAAAGCTCATTCAGTTGTGATCCCGATCTCCGATTGCCCCAATCCTCGGACAAACCTGCAAAAAACGAGGAGGAGACGTAGCCCTTGGAGTTGCCAAGGAGCCGGCGTCCTCTATGTTCCCCCTTTTCCGGGCGTGAGGCGGCCGAAGGGAGAGGCCGAGGAGAAGGCGGGTTTGGCTTCGGTTCTATTCAGATTCGGAAGGGATGGGGTTTTGGACAAACTCCCTGACCTTCTCGTTGAAGATCGAGGGGGCCTCCATCATCACCATATGGCCCGCCCCAGGGATGATCTCCAGCCTCGAACCTTTGATGCGTTGATGGAGGAATTGGGAATATTTCACGGGGGTCAACCGGTCCTCATCCCCGCAGAGGATCAGGGTGGGCAGGTTGATCCTCTCCACTTCCCTCATGAGGTCGAACCGATCGCAGGCCGTAAAGTCCCCATGGACGACCTCGGGCCGGCAGCGCCTCATCCCCGTCAGGCCCTGTTCGACCAGATGGGCAGGCGCCTTCGGGGAGAAGGCGAGTTCGTTGATCCTTCGTACCGCCGCCTCGTAATCCTCTCGAATCCCCTGGAGGATCTCCGGGAGGACCCGGAGCCTTGCCCCGGTCCCAACCAGGACGATCCCTCCGATCGCTTCGGGATACCTCAGGGCCATCGTCTGGACGATTGCGCCTCCCATCGAGTGGCCGACCAGAAAGGGCTTCGGTAGATCCAGGGCCTTCAAAAAACGGTAGGCCTGTTCTGCATAACGTCCGATCTCTTGCTCCCCGTCGCCTTCCGAATCTCCATGGCCCGAAAGCTCGAGGATGATCGGGTTGAATTCCCTCTCAAAAAAAGCCTTCTGGAAACTCCAGGTATACTGTCCGCCTCCTGCTCCGTGGATGAAGAGGAGGCAGGTCCTCCCCTCCAGAACCCCTTTCCTTCCCGCCCAGTAACTGATCCTCCTTCCCCCGAC is part of the Thermodesulfobacteriota bacterium genome and encodes:
- a CDS encoding indolepyruvate oxidoreductase subunit beta, whose translation is MNIQMIISGVGGQGVLLVTRIISDYVLREGYSLIGSEDHGMSQRGGSVITYLKIGDFNSPLVKKGSADFLLSLEKSEALKTLHYLRPSSNGQAGGIGFINAPDPHYMKEPIRNYLRENGIEIYIFSADRIAVEMGSVQSTNIALMGFASAHPRFPFKPEKLRESIDRITPPKFKEISLKIFDRGLAEGVKLIQL
- a CDS encoding alpha/beta hydrolase, yielding MAVIDVGGRRISYWAGRKGVLEGRTCLLFIHGAGGGQYTWSFQKAFFEREFNPIILELSGHGDSEGDGEQEIGRYAEQAYRFLKALDLPKPFLVGHSMGGAIVQTMALRYPEAIGGIVLVGTGARLRVLPEILQGIREDYEAAVRRINELAFSPKAPAHLVEQGLTGMRRCRPEVVHGDFTACDRFDLMREVERINLPTLILCGDEDRLTPVKYSQFLHQRIKGSRLEIIPGAGHMVMMEAPSIFNEKVREFVQNPIPSESE